In a single window of the Candidatus Palauibacter soopunensis genome:
- a CDS encoding ATPase, T2SS/T4P/T4SS family, whose protein sequence is MKRASGVGHLAPFLPGLESLLEDPGISEIMINGPGNVWVERAGRLEPHEAPGLTAAWLHRAAIHIARPLGLDPAARPVLDARLGDGSRVAICTPPAAPEVAITIRRFGGRAFTAEDLVCMGSLPEPVLEAARTTLLARRNVLVSGGTGSGKTTLLNALIELLPDDERIVAIEDTLELRIDRANGLRFEAGATHDTPVSIRDLVRHALRHRPDHIVVGEVRGAEAADLLQALNTGHGGSLTTVHANNARSALSRLASCAMQAGDALPWEVTCRGVVDGIALVLHVARRDGRRFVEEALEVRGYDAATGRWNTAPIWGGAAKPRKEAPTHTPRR, encoded by the coding sequence ATGAAGCGCGCCAGCGGCGTCGGCCACCTCGCCCCGTTTCTCCCGGGGTTGGAGTCCCTGCTCGAAGACCCCGGGATCTCCGAGATCATGATCAACGGTCCCGGCAACGTCTGGGTCGAGCGTGCCGGAAGGCTGGAGCCCCACGAGGCGCCCGGACTCACCGCCGCCTGGCTCCACCGCGCGGCGATCCACATCGCCCGGCCGCTCGGGCTCGATCCCGCCGCGAGGCCGGTCCTGGACGCGCGGCTCGGCGACGGATCGCGGGTCGCCATCTGCACGCCGCCCGCCGCGCCCGAGGTCGCCATCACCATCCGCCGGTTCGGGGGCCGGGCGTTCACGGCCGAGGACCTCGTGTGCATGGGCTCGCTGCCGGAGCCGGTCCTCGAAGCCGCCCGGACGACGCTGCTTGCCCGCCGCAACGTCCTCGTCTCCGGCGGCACCGGATCGGGCAAGACGACGCTTCTGAACGCGCTGATCGAACTCCTGCCCGACGACGAGCGGATCGTCGCCATCGAGGACACGCTCGAACTGAGGATCGACCGCGCCAACGGCCTCCGGTTCGAGGCGGGAGCCACCCACGACACGCCCGTGTCGATCCGCGATCTGGTGCGCCACGCGCTCCGCCACCGCCCCGACCACATCGTCGTCGGCGAGGTGCGCGGGGCCGAGGCCGCCGATCTGCTCCAGGCCCTCAACACCGGACACGGCGGGTCGCTCACGACCGTCCACGCCAACAACGCCCGCTCCGCGCTCTCGCGCCTCGCCAGTTGCGCCATGCAAGCCGGGGACGCGCTGCCCTGGGAGGTCACCTGCCGGGGCGTCGTGGACGGGATCGCGCTCGTGCTGCACGTGGCGCGCCGGGACGGCCGGCGGTTCGTCGAGGAGGCGCTCGAAGTGCGCGGCTACGACGCGGCCACCGGCCGCTGGAACACCGCGCCCATCTGGGGCGGGGCGGCGAAGCCCCGCAAGGAAGCACCAACCCACACACCAAGGAGGTGA
- a CDS encoding type IV secretion system DNA-binding domain-containing protein, giving the protein MRTGTPAIIGSAIGAVGARALKAPFPPPGANQYLDLIASNDPGLHAALRVWHHAWPAVLVVLAGSFALSVWRVWLQPLFRTKRRGELPEWPASPADDAPSLVIGELHHPTVPEESEQPSWLVVPEKGLYTGTLIVGAVGTGKTSGCMYPFARQILSWRADDPGRRAGALVLEVKGDFCHQVRGILEDAGRADDYLEIGLGGSLQWNPLDDPLLDSYSLAYGVASLINQLFGKSREPFWQQAYTNLVRWIVELHRLLPGGWVTLRDIYRCTVDAELLARKIREARDLADQVSPVDAVIGDDAMIAHADALQEWEWDPVGTDGVRSRLDAKLRAKLAKLEVTYAVEPAGGGAGGEYRERVEAIERWYDKDWSALDAKLRTSIVEGISVFLSLFDQPDVAGVFCPPPPTTPEPEPVRGGEADVDEGAKAPPMPGLRRRLPPLSELIEGGKVLALNMPAGANPALARAIGVLLKSAWMQALLRRPAEAARRPGRYMRPAVFICDEYQAFATVGQDDPAGDEKAFALTRQCRCIPIVATQSISSLRSVLPSGEAWRTLVQTLRTRIFLSLSDEASAKAASEMCGSVMKTRASYTFTETTGRPEFSLLSGRAGGGRGTIGASKSFRRQSEPVFTPREFGLLANYQAICLPYDGVESLPARRVYLKPHYLPRETGYWRLREEGRI; this is encoded by the coding sequence ATGAGAACGGGCACGCCCGCCATCATCGGGTCCGCCATCGGCGCGGTCGGCGCGCGGGCGCTCAAGGCGCCGTTCCCGCCGCCGGGCGCGAACCAGTACCTCGACCTGATCGCCTCGAACGATCCGGGCCTGCACGCCGCGCTCCGCGTCTGGCACCACGCGTGGCCCGCCGTACTGGTCGTGCTCGCGGGCTCGTTCGCGCTCTCGGTCTGGCGGGTCTGGCTCCAGCCGCTGTTCCGGACCAAGCGGCGGGGCGAGTTGCCCGAGTGGCCCGCTTCGCCCGCCGACGATGCGCCCTCGCTCGTGATCGGCGAGCTGCACCATCCGACCGTGCCGGAAGAGAGCGAGCAGCCGTCGTGGCTCGTGGTCCCCGAGAAGGGGCTCTACACCGGCACGCTCATCGTGGGCGCCGTCGGCACGGGCAAGACCAGCGGCTGCATGTACCCCTTCGCCCGCCAGATCCTCTCCTGGCGGGCCGACGATCCCGGCCGCCGCGCGGGCGCGCTCGTGCTGGAGGTCAAAGGCGACTTCTGCCACCAGGTCCGCGGCATCCTCGAAGACGCGGGGCGCGCGGACGACTACCTCGAAATCGGGCTCGGCGGCTCGCTCCAGTGGAACCCGCTCGACGATCCGCTCTTGGACTCCTACTCGCTTGCCTACGGCGTTGCATCCCTCATCAACCAGCTCTTCGGCAAATCCAGAGAACCGTTCTGGCAGCAGGCGTACACGAACCTCGTCCGCTGGATCGTCGAGCTGCACCGGCTCCTGCCGGGCGGCTGGGTCACGCTCCGTGACATCTACCGCTGCACGGTGGACGCGGAGCTTCTGGCCCGGAAGATCCGCGAGGCCCGGGACCTGGCGGACCAGGTATCCCCGGTGGATGCCGTGATCGGCGACGACGCAATGATCGCCCACGCGGACGCGCTCCAGGAATGGGAATGGGATCCGGTCGGCACCGACGGGGTGCGCTCGCGGCTGGACGCCAAGCTGCGGGCAAAGCTGGCGAAGCTCGAAGTCACCTACGCGGTGGAGCCGGCCGGGGGCGGCGCGGGCGGCGAGTACCGGGAGCGGGTCGAGGCCATCGAGCGGTGGTACGACAAGGACTGGTCGGCGCTGGACGCCAAGCTCCGCACCTCGATCGTCGAGGGGATCAGCGTCTTCCTCTCGCTCTTCGACCAGCCGGACGTGGCGGGCGTGTTCTGCCCGCCGCCCCCGACAACCCCGGAGCCGGAACCCGTTCGCGGCGGCGAAGCCGACGTGGACGAGGGGGCGAAGGCTCCGCCCATGCCGGGGCTCCGCAGGAGGCTGCCCCCGCTCTCCGAGTTGATCGAGGGCGGCAAGGTGCTGGCGCTCAACATGCCGGCGGGCGCGAACCCGGCCTTGGCCCGCGCCATTGGCGTACTGCTCAAGAGCGCCTGGATGCAGGCGCTGCTCCGGAGGCCCGCCGAGGCCGCGCGGCGTCCCGGACGCTACATGCGGCCCGCCGTGTTCATTTGTGACGAATACCAAGCGTTTGCGACCGTGGGGCAGGACGACCCGGCGGGCGACGAGAAGGCGTTCGCGCTGACCCGGCAGTGCCGCTGCATCCCCATCGTCGCCACGCAGTCGATCTCGTCGCTCCGCTCCGTGCTCCCCTCGGGCGAGGCGTGGCGCACGCTCGTCCAGACGCTCCGCACCCGGATCTTCCTGTCGCTGTCCGACGAGGCGTCGGCCAAGGCCGCGTCGGAGATGTGCGGCAGCGTCATGAAGACGCGGGCCTCCTACACGTTCACCGAGACCACGGGCAGGCCCGAGTTCTCGCTCCTGTCCGGCCGCGCCGGGGGCGGGCGCGGCACCATCGGCGCGAGCAAGTCCTTCCGCCGGCAGAGCGAGCCGGTGTTCACGCCGCGCGAGTTCGGGCTGCTCGCCAACTACCAAGCGATCTGCCTGCCCTACGACGGGGTCGAGTCGCTCCCCGCCCGCCGCGTCTACCTGAAGCCCCACTACCTGCCGAGGGAGACGGGCTACTGGCGGCTCCGGGAGGAGGGGCGGATATGA